Below is a genomic region from Deinococcus koreensis.
TTGCCGCTGGTGCTGCTGCTCGCCTTTATCTCCGGCACGGCCAACGCCTTCGACATGCCCGCCCGGCAGAGCATGGTCGTGGATTTCGTGCCGCGCAGCGACGTGTCCAACGCCGTGGCCCTGAACAGCCTGTCGTTCAACGTGAGCCGCACGCTGGGGCAGGCGCTGTTCGGGGTCGTGGCCGCGCTGGGCGTGTCGCTGCTCTCGGGCGGAGATCCGGATCGCCTCTCCCGGCTGGCCCTGCCCTTCTACCTCAACGTGGCCTCGTTTTTCGTCGTGCTGTACGTGATCGCCACCCTTCCTTTCCCCCAGCGTGAGAGTGCCCGGCACGGCAGTATGCTCGACGACGTGCGCGAGGGCCTGCGCTACGTGCGCGCCACCCCGACCGTGCGCAACGTGATGCTGCTGGTGGGCGCCCTGAGCCTGACGGTCATCAATTTCAACGTGATCATCCCGTACTACGCCCGCGTGGTCTTCGGCGCCCGCGAGGCGGGCTTCGGGCTGCTGTCGGCGGCCTTCGGGCTGGGGGCCATGGCGGGGGCGCTGTGGCAGGCCAGTAAACCCAACCCGCTCCGCAACCTGCGTGCCGGAGCGCTGATCCTGATCGTCAGTGCGGTGGTACTGGCGGCCACGCCCACGTCCGTGCTGGCGGTGCCCGTGCTGGCCGCCTGCGGCTTCGGGATGCTCAGCCTGCTGGTCAGCGCGAACAGCACGGTGCAGCTCACCATCCCCGACCATCTGCGCGGGCGGGTGCTCAGCCTGTACTCCTTCGTGCTGGTCGGCATGGGCCCGCCCGGAGCCCTGATCGCCAGTGCCCTGATCGACAAGCAGGGGCTGCTGGGGCCGCGCCTGGGACTGGTCGCCCTGAGCGTGCTGGGCGCGCTGGCGCTGGCCCTGCTCTGGACGCGGCTACCCCGGCAGCTGGACGGGCCCGTTCAGCCGGCCGTCCCCGCCGACTGAACCGGTCGCTTCCGGAGCCCTACACCTTGGCGGTGCTCGCCCGGCCTCGTCCAGAGCCCGGCAACCAGAACCGGATCGATGGATCCTCACAGCAGCGGCGTCAGGTCGTCCCAGACCATGCGAACCTCGCGCAGCTCGCCGCCCGCGATCACCTCCACTTTTTTTCCCGCCTCCCGCGCGCCCTGCCGGGCGTACCACTGACGGGTGGGGTTCACGTCCAGCACCCACAGCGCCAGGGTCCGGGCGCCCCGCGCGGCCAGCGCCTGTACGGTGGACTGGAACAGCGCGCGGCCGATCCCCTGCCCCTGCACCCTTCTCAGCGCGTAGAGCGTGGACAGTTCCGCGTCGAAGCCCGGATGGTCGCGCGGATCGCCGGCCGAGGCGAAGGCGACCAGCTGACCTCCCTGCTCCGCCACCAGCACGGCTTCACGGCGCTGGTCGATGGTCTGGCGCCAGCCCGTCTCCCGCCGCTGGCGCATGGCCTCGTCGGTCATGCGGGCCAGGAAGGCGGCCGGCATCAGGCCCGTGTAGGTCTCCTGCCAGCTCCGCACATGAACCCCGGCGATGGCGGCGGCGTCCTGCGGCGTGGCCGGGCGGATGCTGACTGGGCGAATGGTGGCCGGGCGGGTGCTGGCGGGCATGGCCCAGCATAAGAAAAAGCGCGGGCTGGCGCCGGCGCTCCGTGACCTCTTCCAGGGAGCCTCTCCCGGTCTTCAGTTGCCCTGGTCGATGTAGCGCTGCAGGGCGTCCATCCGCACCACGATGGGTGTGCGGGCACGCACGATGGCGCCGTCCTGCTTGAGCTTGCCCAGCGAATGGCTGACCGTCTCGCGGGTGGCGCCGACCATCCGCGCGATGTCTTCCTGGTTGAGCTTGAGGTTCAGTTCCACGCCCTGCGCGTGCGGGCGGCCGAACTCGCGCGCCAGGCGGTAGAGCAGGCTGGCGACCCGCTCGGGGGCGCTGTAGGCGTTGACCGTGGCGGTCCAGGCCTGGGCCTCGAAGAAGCGCGCGGCCATCAGGCGGATCAGTTTCATGGCCAGGTCAGGCTTGGTGTTCAGCAGCTTTTGAAGCTCATTGCGCGGCAGCACGATCAGGGTGGTGCGTTCCAGCGCCTCGGCCTGGGTGGGGCGGCGCTCTTCCGCCTGCAGCAGCAGTTCGCCGAAGGTATCGTGCTGGCCGATGACGCCCAGGATGGCTTCCTTGCCGTTGGGAAAGAGCTTGCTGATCTTGACCAGGCCGCTCCGCACGAAATACAGCGCGTCGGCGGGGTCGTCCATGCGGTAGATCACTTCACCGGGCTGGAACGACCGGTACGGAGTCGTGGCGGCCACGCGCTCCAGTTCGGTCAGTTCGAGGTCGGCAAACAGCTCAGTTCGTTTGAGATGCCAGACCAGGCTCGGATAGTTCATGATCGTCAGCAGGATACTCGAAAAATCTGACAACGACGCGCTGCCAAAGCATTCTGGACGATTGGCAACTGTGCGCCAGGTCAGCACATGCGAGACTGCTGAAGAATCGGTGGTCATGAGATGAGAGCGCCGGCCCTGAACGCCGGATGACTTTCACCACAAAAAGTTTTATACTGAGTACAATAAAGAAGTATCAGGACTCTGCCGCCGGGGCGGAGCCTGCCCCAAGGAGGAGCGAAACCCATGCCCACGTACAAGGCCCCCCTGCGCGATTTCCGATTCATCATGCACGAACTGCTGGGCGCCGAGCAGCAGCTCGCGCAGATGCCCTTTTACAAGGACAACGACACCGCGGACGGCGACCTGATCTCTCAGGTGCTGGAGGAAGCGGCGCGTTTCGTCGAGGGTGAACTGCTGCCCCTGAACCGCACCGGCGATCAGGAGGGCTGCGTACGCCACGACGACGGCGAGGTGACCACCCCCACCGGCTTCAAGGCGGCCTACAGGAAGTACTGCGACGCCGGCTGGCCCGCGCTGGACGCCGATCCGACCTACGGCGGCCAGGGCATGCCGCACCTCGTGAGCAACGCGCTGGTCGAGATGCTCAACTCGGCCAACGTGGCGTGGGGCATGTACCCGGGCCTCTCGCACGGCGCCTACTCGGCCCTGCACGCGGTCGGCAGCGACGAACTCAAGAACCTCTACCTGCCCAAGCTGGTCAGCGGCGAGTGGACGGGCACCATGTGCCTCACCGAGCCCCACGCCGGCACCGACCTGGGCATCATCCGCACCAAGGCCACGGACAACGGCGACGGCACCTACGCGGTCTCGGGCACCAAGATCTTCATCTCGGCCGGCGAGCACGACATGGCCGACAACATCCTGCACCTCGTGCTGGCGCGCCTGGAGGGCAGCCCCCAGGGCACCAAGGGCATCTCGCTGTTCCTGGTGCCCAAGTACCTGCCGACCCCGGACGGCCAGCCCGGTGAGCGCAACGCCGTGGTCTGCGGCTCGATCGAGCACAAGATGGGCATCAACGGCAACGCCACCGCCCTGCTGAACTTCGACCAGGCCACCGGCTACCTCGTGGGCGAGGTCAACAAGGGCATGAACCACATGTTCATCATGATGAACGCCGCCCGTCTGGGCACCGGCCTGCAGGGCCTGGGGCTGGGCGAGGTCGCCTACCAGAACGCCCTGGCCTACGCCAAGGATCGCCTGCAGATGCGCCACGAGCCCCGCGTGAACCCCGCCGAGAGCGCCGACCCGATCATCGTCCACCCCGACGTGCGCCGCATGCTGCTGACCGGCAAGGCCTACAGTGAAGCCGGACGCGCCATGGCGATGTGGCTGGCCCTGAGCATTGACACCGAGCACCACCACCCCGACGAGGCCAAGCGCGCCGAGGCCGCCGATCTGGTGGCCCTGCTGACCCCCATTGCCAAGGCCTTCATGACCGACAACGGCTTTAACATCGCCGTGCAGAGCCAGCAGGTCTTCGGCGGCCACGGCTACATCCAGGAATGGGGCATGGAGCAGTTCGTCCGCGACGCCCGGATCGGCCAGATCTACGAGGGCACCAACGGCATCCAGGCGCTCGACCTGCTGGGCCGCAAGGTGCTCATGGACGGCGGCAAGAAGCTGCAGAAGCTGGCCAGCGTGTTGCAGGAATTCGTCGAGGAGCATGAGGGCGACGAGGCCATCGGCGACTACGCCACCCAGCTCGGCAAGGCCGCCCAGCAGCTCGGCTCGCTGACCATGGTGATCGGCCAGAAGGCCATGCAGGAGGGCGGCGCCGGCGAGGTCAACGCGGCCGCCGTGGACTACCTGCGCTTCTTCGGCCACGTCGTGTACGGCTATCTCTGGGCCCGCATGGCCAAGCTCGCCCAGGACAAGATCGACGCCGGCCAGGACAAGGACGGCTTCTACCTGGGCAAGGTGCAGACCGCGAAGTTCTACTTCGCCCGCCTCTTCCCCGAGACCAAGAGCCTCGCCGCGACCATCAAGGCCGGCAACGAGACGCTGGCCGTGGACGACCGCGCCGTGTTCGGCTGGGAACACAACCTCGTCGGCGCGTAAGCGAGTCGATTGAGAGTCGCGCCCTCACCCCGAAACGGGTGGGGGCGCGACTCTAGTGAATCGGCTTACGGTCAGGCGAGGCGGCCTGCTGGCATCGCGTCGAGGAATGCTTCCAGAACATGGGGCAGCAAGTGAAGGGGCTCGAAGTAGGATCACGTCCCCCTCCTGCGGCGGGGCAGAGGGCACCTCCTGACGCTGCCGCCCCACCCAGATGACTTTTTTCTCACTGCTCAGCCTGCCCCGCCGCTACACTCCCGTGGTGCGACGCTCTGCTCTCCTCCTCTGTCTCTCGCTCCTTCCCGCCGCCGGCGCCGTCAAGACCAATCAGCTCGCCTACCAGAAGGTGAGTGCGCTGGCTCAGGCCCGC
It encodes:
- a CDS encoding Crp/Fnr family transcriptional regulator, coding for MNYPSLVWHLKRTELFADLELTELERVAATTPYRSFQPGEVIYRMDDPADALYFVRSGLVKISKLFPNGKEAILGVIGQHDTFGELLLQAEERRPTQAEALERTTLIVLPRNELQKLLNTKPDLAMKLIRLMAARFFEAQAWTATVNAYSAPERVASLLYRLAREFGRPHAQGVELNLKLNQEDIARMVGATRETVSHSLGKLKQDGAIVRARTPIVVRMDALQRYIDQGN
- a CDS encoding acyl-CoA dehydrogenase C-terminal domain-containing protein, encoding MPTYKAPLRDFRFIMHELLGAEQQLAQMPFYKDNDTADGDLISQVLEEAARFVEGELLPLNRTGDQEGCVRHDDGEVTTPTGFKAAYRKYCDAGWPALDADPTYGGQGMPHLVSNALVEMLNSANVAWGMYPGLSHGAYSALHAVGSDELKNLYLPKLVSGEWTGTMCLTEPHAGTDLGIIRTKATDNGDGTYAVSGTKIFISAGEHDMADNILHLVLARLEGSPQGTKGISLFLVPKYLPTPDGQPGERNAVVCGSIEHKMGINGNATALLNFDQATGYLVGEVNKGMNHMFIMMNAARLGTGLQGLGLGEVAYQNALAYAKDRLQMRHEPRVNPAESADPIIVHPDVRRMLLTGKAYSEAGRAMAMWLALSIDTEHHHPDEAKRAEAADLVALLTPIAKAFMTDNGFNIAVQSQQVFGGHGYIQEWGMEQFVRDARIGQIYEGTNGIQALDLLGRKVLMDGGKKLQKLASVLQEFVEEHEGDEAIGDYATQLGKAAQQLGSLTMVIGQKAMQEGGAGEVNAAAVDYLRFFGHVVYGYLWARMAKLAQDKIDAGQDKDGFYLGKVQTAKFYFARLFPETKSLAATIKAGNETLAVDDRAVFGWEHNLVGA
- a CDS encoding GNAT family N-acetyltransferase: MPASTRPATIRPVSIRPATPQDAAAIAGVHVRSWQETYTGLMPAAFLARMTDEAMRQRRETGWRQTIDQRREAVLVAEQGGQLVAFASAGDPRDHPGFDAELSTLYALRRVQGQGIGRALFQSTVQALAARGARTLALWVLDVNPTRQWYARQGAREAGKKVEVIAGGELREVRMVWDDLTPLL
- a CDS encoding MFS transporter, translating into MLSRAQAWQRRTFSALRHPDYRRYWYSQLLSLVGSWMQATAQQYLVLELSGGSSAALGWVSAAQFMPSLLLSLFAGAVIDRLPRRRVLLATQITLLLTAVALAVTTQLGVVTLPLVLLLAFISGTANAFDMPARQSMVVDFVPRSDVSNAVALNSLSFNVSRTLGQALFGVVAALGVSLLSGGDPDRLSRLALPFYLNVASFFVVLYVIATLPFPQRESARHGSMLDDVREGLRYVRATPTVRNVMLLVGALSLTVINFNVIIPYYARVVFGAREAGFGLLSAAFGLGAMAGALWQASKPNPLRNLRAGALILIVSAVVLAATPTSVLAVPVLAACGFGMLSLLVSANSTVQLTIPDHLRGRVLSLYSFVLVGMGPPGALIASALIDKQGLLGPRLGLVALSVLGALALALLWTRLPRQLDGPVQPAVPAD